A section of the Polynucleobacter sp. AP-Sving-400A-A2 genome encodes:
- a CDS encoding YeeE/YedE thiosulfate transporter family protein produces the protein MTEILSGLLLGAGFGFVLERAGFGNPNKLTGQFRLTDWSVFKVMFTAIVFTAVGLLILENFGLVDAGSLFVPPAFLGAAALGGALVGAGFAIGGYCPGTSVVGLMSGRIDAAIFLFGLMLGTVLFAGIYPNIEFLTTLGEYAKADALPDAFNISGLSIDVGMVIAAVGVFALGSWMESKSKGPVSSQV, from the coding sequence ATGACTGAAATTCTTTCGGGACTTCTTTTGGGTGCAGGCTTTGGGTTTGTATTAGAGCGTGCTGGATTTGGTAACCCCAATAAATTAACGGGCCAGTTCCGTTTAACAGACTGGTCGGTATTTAAGGTGATGTTCACCGCCATTGTATTTACTGCAGTTGGCCTATTAATTCTAGAAAATTTTGGACTGGTAGATGCGGGTAGCTTATTCGTGCCACCAGCATTTTTAGGTGCAGCAGCTCTAGGCGGGGCTTTAGTGGGGGCTGGCTTTGCGATTGGCGGCTATTGCCCGGGAACCTCTGTAGTTGGTTTGATGTCTGGTCGTATTGATGCAGCCATATTCTTGTTTGGATTAATGCTCGGGACAGTATTGTTTGCAGGCATTTATCCCAATATTGAGTTCTTAACTACTTTAGGCGAATACGCAAAAGCAGATGCATTACCAGATGCCTTCAATATTTCAGGTTTATCAATCGATGTTGGTATGGTCATTGCAGCAGTTGGTGTATTTGCATTGGGCTCTTGGATGGAAAGCAAATCCAAAGGCCCCGTCAGTTCACAAGTTTAA
- a CDS encoding cytochrome d ubiquinol oxidase subunit II, translating to MTSIDYTQASVWLPLFFFVAMGFAMLSYVVLDGYDLGIGMLLNRASDHDKDMMIASIGPFWDANETWIVLGVGLLLVAFPLAHGPILTELYLPVAAMLMGLILRGVSFDFRVKVNIEQKPLWNLLFYIGSLIASVSQGIMIGRLIVGFDSGILGWGFSLLVGICLPAGYVLLGSTWLILKTEGQLQQQSFRWAKTSLWLTGFGIALVSAATPYFSSEIMHKWFAWPQILWLSPVPLATVILFLLTNRSIQSLEQGTNKREWLPFACVVAIFWLAFFGIAYSIFPYVIIGKMTLWQAAAATESLWVIFWGAIIVLPTILGYTLFSYRIFKGKASALTYY from the coding sequence ATGACCTCAATTGACTATACCCAAGCATCTGTCTGGCTCCCGCTATTTTTCTTTGTCGCTATGGGGTTTGCCATGCTGTCCTATGTGGTGCTGGATGGTTATGACTTAGGAATTGGAATGCTGCTCAATCGTGCATCAGATCATGATAAGGACATGATGATTGCATCGATTGGCCCTTTTTGGGATGCCAATGAAACGTGGATTGTTTTAGGTGTTGGCCTATTACTCGTTGCGTTTCCACTGGCTCATGGGCCGATACTGACTGAGCTCTACTTACCTGTAGCAGCCATGTTGATGGGATTAATTTTGCGAGGTGTGTCATTTGACTTTAGAGTCAAGGTCAATATTGAGCAAAAGCCACTTTGGAACTTATTGTTTTACATCGGCAGTTTGATTGCTTCAGTCTCGCAGGGCATCATGATCGGTCGTTTGATTGTGGGTTTTGATTCAGGAATTTTGGGTTGGGGCTTTTCGCTACTTGTTGGAATTTGTTTGCCAGCAGGTTATGTACTTCTTGGATCAACATGGCTGATCTTAAAAACAGAAGGGCAACTTCAGCAGCAATCATTTCGATGGGCTAAGACCAGCTTATGGCTTACCGGATTTGGAATTGCATTAGTCTCTGCGGCAACTCCATACTTTAGCTCTGAAATCATGCATAAATGGTTTGCTTGGCCGCAAATTCTTTGGCTCTCCCCGGTACCGCTCGCAACCGTCATTTTATTTCTGCTTACCAATCGCTCTATCCAATCCTTAGAGCAGGGTACTAACAAGCGGGAGTGGTTACCATTTGCTTGTGTTGTTGCGATCTTTTGGCTGGCATTTTTTGGTATTGCCTATAGTATTTTCCCATATGTCATTATTGGAAAAATGACTCTCTGGCAAGCGGCCGCAGCTACTGAATCCCTATGGGTAATTTTTTGGGGCGCAATCATCGTGCTCCCAACAATTCTGGGGTATACGCTTTTTTCATATCGGATATTTAAGGGTAAAGCTAGTGCACTCACTTATTACTAG
- a CDS encoding YeeE/YedE thiosulfate transporter family protein produces MVENVKLDKPAPYMNPLLAGILLGMVLLATFVVTGHGLGATGFTTRVVAWIGMYVAPVATNANDYLGGMVEEGKPLNAWITWQVFGVAIGALLSAFLAKRIHIQLDGKKFLGGSKRPMTALFGGILAGFGARVAAGCTSGLGLSGAAVLSLAGFTFLGTFFAVGLLASRFLKEEK; encoded by the coding sequence ATGGTTGAAAACGTCAAGCTAGATAAGCCAGCGCCATATATGAATCCGCTGTTAGCAGGAATTCTACTGGGGATGGTTTTGTTAGCCACCTTCGTAGTTACGGGTCATGGTCTTGGCGCTACAGGCTTTACAACACGCGTAGTAGCCTGGATTGGAATGTATGTCGCTCCAGTGGCAACTAATGCAAATGACTACTTAGGCGGTATGGTTGAAGAGGGAAAGCCCTTAAATGCTTGGATTACTTGGCAAGTGTTTGGTGTCGCCATAGGCGCTTTGTTATCCGCATTTTTAGCAAAGAGGATTCATATTCAGCTTGATGGCAAAAAGTTCTTAGGTGGCTCTAAGCGTCCTATGACGGCTTTATTTGGCGGCATCTTGGCAGGCTTTGGAGCAAGGGTAGCTGCAGGCTGCACTAGTGGTCTTGGTTTATCTGGCGCAGCGGTATTGAGTTTGGCTGGATTTACCTTTCTGGGGACATTCTTTGCAGTAGGTTTATTAGCCAGTCGATTCTTGAAAGAGGAGAAATAA
- a CDS encoding Crp/Fnr family transcriptional regulator, with translation MMKPLDIKIAWQGQSDCGTCSIRSSALFAELNEEDFSKIHAPIDDLKYESNAIIYSQSDSALHLFTLREGYMKLLHLNPDGSTRIVRVVTPGDLFGMEALLGDHYSHSATALTNIRLCRIPKNIISTLGEESPRLHRQIVKKWGEALSQAESWFAEINTGRIEVRLARFFLKLAKPSGNFAVAPLFKREDMGLMMDVKFETISRALASMSVQGLISNVSRLTVQIPDMDALRNFSERGL, from the coding sequence ATGATGAAGCCTCTAGACATCAAGATTGCGTGGCAAGGTCAGAGCGACTGTGGCACATGCTCTATCCGGAGCTCTGCTTTATTTGCAGAGCTAAATGAGGAAGATTTTTCAAAAATACATGCCCCAATCGATGATTTAAAGTATGAATCAAATGCAATCATTTATTCCCAAAGTGATTCAGCGTTGCATCTATTTACCCTTCGGGAGGGTTATATGAAGCTACTCCATCTCAATCCAGACGGTTCTACTAGAATTGTCCGCGTGGTGACTCCCGGTGATTTATTTGGGATGGAGGCATTACTGGGTGATCATTACTCTCACTCTGCAACTGCTCTTACAAATATTCGTCTTTGTAGAATTCCTAAAAACATTATTTCTACTCTAGGTGAGGAGTCTCCACGCCTTCATCGCCAAATAGTTAAAAAATGGGGGGAAGCTTTATCTCAAGCAGAGTCATGGTTTGCCGAGATTAATACCGGGAGGATCGAAGTTAGGCTTGCTCGTTTTTTTCTAAAGCTAGCAAAACCATCCGGTAATTTTGCTGTTGCACCATTGTTCAAACGCGAAGATATGGGGCTGATGATGGATGTCAAGTTTGAAACCATCAGTAGGGCCTTAGCATCTATGTCAGTGCAAGGGCTCATATCAAATGTGAGTAGGCTGACAGTCCAAATCCCCGATATGGATGCGCTCAGAAATTTTTCAGAGCGCGGTCTTTAA